The following proteins are co-located in the Argopecten irradians isolate NY chromosome 9, Ai_NY, whole genome shotgun sequence genome:
- the LOC138332351 gene encoding uncharacterized protein isoform X2: MLSCSFIGIRSWCTCTQRIFQPNARILHRSEMESFTALFIAMELIFHCLHKAIVRGQAVSFRGLSLVSRVATSLAVAAGQRLSLSEAVVVYFAASFDCRGEDSLSLADDEPATPPAPAPVSVRRSGRVRRAPAWHKDYIM, translated from the exons ATGCTATCATGTAGCTTCATTGGGATCAGGAGTTGGTGTACATGCACGCAG AGAATCTTCCAACCAAACGCACGCATTCTGCATCGATCCGAGATGGAGTCTTTCACCGCTCTCTTCATTGCCATGGAATTGATTTTCCATTGCCTCCACAAGGCTATCGTTCGTGGACAG GCTGTGTCCTTCCGTGGCCTTAGCCTGGTTAGCCGAGTGGCAACATCGCTTGCTGTTGCGGCTGGCCAGCGTCTGTCTCTGTCGGAGGCTGTG GTTGTGTACTTCGCCGCTTCATTTGACTGCAGAGGGGAGGATAGCCTTAGCCTTGCAGATGATGAGCCAGCCACACCACCCGCTCCGGCCCCTGTGTCTGTCCGAAGGTCTGGCCGTGTGAGGAGGGCACCAGCCTGGCACAAGGATTACatcatgtga
- the LOC138332351 gene encoding uncharacterized protein isoform X1, producing the protein MITVHCRYVPLHGYAGHMTETKSIIGSDFKFLFKSPSIPQRIFQPNARILHRSEMESFTALFIAMELIFHCLHKAIVRGQAVSFRGLSLVSRVATSLAVAAGQRLSLSEAVVVYFAASFDCRGEDSLSLADDEPATPPAPAPVSVRRSGRVRRAPAWHKDYIM; encoded by the exons ATGATCACTGTTCATTGTCGATATGTGCCCTTACACGGTTATGCTGGTCACATGACAGAAACGAAGAGTATTATTGGTTCAGATTTCAAATTTCTATTCAAATCTCCGTCCATTCCTCAGAGAATCTTCCAACCAAACGCACGCATTCTGCATCGATCCGAGATGGAGTCTTTCACCGCTCTCTTCATTGCCATGGAATTGATTTTCCATTGCCTCCACAAGGCTATCGTTCGTGGACAG GCTGTGTCCTTCCGTGGCCTTAGCCTGGTTAGCCGAGTGGCAACATCGCTTGCTGTTGCGGCTGGCCAGCGTCTGTCTCTGTCGGAGGCTGTG GTTGTGTACTTCGCCGCTTCATTTGACTGCAGAGGGGAGGATAGCCTTAGCCTTGCAGATGATGAGCCAGCCACACCACCCGCTCCGGCCCCTGTGTCTGTCCGAAGGTCTGGCCGTGTGAGGAGGGCACCAGCCTGGCACAAGGATTACatcatgtga
- the LOC138330770 gene encoding acidic leucine-rich nuclear phosphoprotein 32 family member B-like codes for MIFKKYQEKCAENTIKIYFKKINRGDDDDDDDDEGGDDDDDEVSSDGDDDDGDDDNDDDHDDGEEEEEGDDDDDDDDDDDDDDDDDEEEEDDDDDDDDDDDDDEVRVV; via the exons atgatttttaaaaaataccaAGAGAAATGTGCTGAGAACACTATCAAGAT ATATTTCAAAAAGATTAATcgaggtgatgatgatgatgatgatgatgatgagggtggtgatgatgatgatgatgaagttaGTAGTGATGgtgacgatgatgatggtgatgatgataatgatgacgaTCATGATGACggtgaggaggaggaggagggtgatgatgatgatgatgatgatgatgatgatgatgatgatgatgatgatgatgaa gaggaggaggatgatgatgatgatgatgatgatgatgatgatgatgatgaagttaGAGTAgtatga